A single Malaclemys terrapin pileata isolate rMalTer1 chromosome 3, rMalTer1.hap1, whole genome shotgun sequence DNA region contains:
- the GEMIN6 gene encoding gem-associated protein 6, whose protein sequence is MSEWQRKSPLEWQTYVNKEVKVTAAEKHEYKGWVLTIDPVSANVVLVKLMEDGKVCVSVILGHAVQKVEIVNEGDDEMKEQLAHLFMPEESKAYGHEELEKRKSSLKTWLETNHIPVTEQGESQRTLCVAGVLTIDPPYGPEDCSSSNEIILSRVQSLIQGHLATQL, encoded by the exons ATGAGTGAATGGCAGAGGAAAAGTCCTTTAGAGTGGCAGACTTATGTGAACAAAGAAGTAAAAGTCACAGCTGCTGAGAAACATGAATACAAAGGATGGGTCTTAACAATTGACCCAGTTTCTGCAAA TGTTGTCCTAGTGAAGCTCATGGAGGATGGAAAAGTATGTGTCTCAGTCATCCTGGGTCACGCTGTACAGAAAGTTGAAATAGTGAATGAAGGAGATGATGAAATGAAGGAGCAGCTTGCTCACTTATTCATGCCAGAAGAGAGCAAAGCTTATGGCCACGAAGAACTGGAGAAGAGGAAGAGCAGCCTGAAGACTTGGCTGGAGACCAATCACATCCCTGTAACAGAACAAGGCGAGTCACAAAGAACACTGTGTGTGGCAGGTGTATTAACTATCGACCCACCATATGGGCCAGAAGACTGCAGCAGCTCCAATGAAATTATTCTATCTCGAGTCCAGAGCTTGATACAAGGCCATCTTGCAACGCAGTTGTAA